The following is a genomic window from Anaerobaca lacustris.
GGTCCTGGTGTTGCGACCACAATCGCTCGAGGAATGCGCGTGCTTCTGACGATTGTGAGTTTTCAAGCAGGTTCTTCGCATGGTCAATCTCAGCCGTGATCTCAACTGTGGGGCCTATGGCCATACCTATGATCTGCTCGACCTCACTCTGCGAAAACGTACTACACATTTTCTCGCAGATAGTCCTATGGGCCCATATTTCGATAGTGAGTTGCGGATATGTCGGCCGTAACTCCTCGTCGACGTATCTTTCGACATCACCTGCCAGAATGTCATTCGTCAGAAACACCCATTTTGCTACCTCCCTGTGGTTGGTCAAACACCCCTCGAGATCGGACTTGATCTTGTCCTTGGTCTTGCTTTGCGGTTCCCCTCTTGTAGCGTGCGCTGCAAAGAAGATCCTCGCCTTGGGACAGTAACCATCATTCTTGCGGTCTCCTCTTGGTCCAGCCGCGCGCACGGGGGTATAGTCGTCGGGGAACAGTTTCAAGCAGAATCTGTCGCACAGCTCCTGAAATGCATTGCCCGCCAGGTTTGCGATTCGGTTTTCAACGATTTCTCTGAGTGTCGCGGGATTCATATATGTTCCTCAATCCTGGCAGGGATGCTGTCGCCGAGCCTGGTCTCCCTTTCCTCGACCCAGACCTTCAGGCCGTCGGTTTTGAGATGCTTGCCGGGTTCTCGGACGATGGGTTTGTCTTTCCTGCTGTGGCTCAGGAAGACATCGTATTGGAACGCTGCGGCCATTTCTCCCGCTTTCACACGAGATCGTCAGAACCCGTCGACACGGCTCGCGTCGTGTACGAGGTCACGCTTCAATCCGTACCATTATGCCGGGATATCGGCCGGACCGCAAGGACAAACGCGGTCCGGCCGTCAAAACACGAAGCACGAAACCCGAAACTCGAAACAAATCCACGTGACCGAAATCCCAATGTCCAGAACCGCTGACCTTCAGCCCGCGAGATACGAGATACCAGATACGAGCAACGAATCCCGAGCGACCAGCGACGAGCGACGAGATACGAGATACGAGCGACATCTAAACTTCCTCCGGGAAGTTCAGATGGGCGAATTCGCCGAAGAGTTGGCGGGCGGCTCGGTCGTAGGCTCGGGCGGCTTCGATTTCGGTGGGGAAGGTGCCGAGGTTGATGTTTTTGCCGTTGTGGCAGATGCGGGCGTACCAGGTGTGGCGTCGCTTGTCGTAGTAGACGCCCTTGTAGATGGAGGCGCCGGAGCGGCGTTTGTGGATGTTCTGCATGTTCTGTTGGTTCGTGCAGTTGCGCATGTTGGCCCGGCGGTTATGCAGGCCGTTGCCGTCGATGTGGTCGACCATCATGCCGGGAGGCGGCTGCATGATCTCGCGGTGCATGTAGATGGTCTTTCCGCCTTCTTTGCGGCCGGCGTACAGCTTGCCGGGGGCGACGAGGTGCCATTTGTACTGGCTGAGCCACTCGTAGTCGGCGGCGTCGACGATGGCGAACTTGCCCTGGGTCAGGGCGATGTAGCGGATCTCGTCGCTGGGCGGGGCGGGCTCTTCGAGCCGGACCGGGGGCTTGCGGCGGGCGCGGAAGTTCGTGCATGTCGAGGCGGGCCAGACCTCGCACATCTCGCCGGGCGATCTGTCGCAGTTGACGCACATCAGGCGGCTCATCCAGCCGTTGGGGAACAGGGCCGAGACGCCGGGTTGGACCCAGTGTGCGAAGACGCAGTGGAAGCAGGTTCGCTTGGGCGGCTCGGAGGGCGGAGCCGGGCAGGCGTCGGTTGGGGTGTCTTTGGTTTGGACGCGTTCGGGGGACTTCTTCTTGGCGGGCTTGCTCATCATCGCTCCTTTCGTGGGGTTGTAAGTCGTGTGCTTCACATGACATAGGCGGCGAGCGGGGACGCTCGTCCTGCGCTGTAAGTCGTGTGTCTCGCATGACATAGGAGGCG
Proteins encoded in this region:
- a CDS encoding toll/interleukin-1 receptor domain-containing protein codes for the protein MAAAFQYDVFLSHSRKDKPIVREPGKHLKTDGLKVWVEERETRLGDSIPARIEEHI
- a CDS encoding AP2 domain-containing protein → MMSKPAKKKSPERVQTKDTPTDACPAPPSEPPKRTCFHCVFAHWVQPGVSALFPNGWMSRLMCVNCDRSPGEMCEVWPASTCTNFRARRKPPVRLEEPAPPSDEIRYIALTQGKFAIVDAADYEWLSQYKWHLVAPGKLYAGRKEGGKTIYMHREIMQPPPGMMVDHIDGNGLHNRRANMRNCTNQQNMQNIHKRRSGASIYKGVYYDKRRHTWYARICHNGKNINLGTFPTEIEAARAYDRAARQLFGEFAHLNFPEEV